In Populus alba chromosome 4, ASM523922v2, whole genome shotgun sequence, the genomic window AGTTCTTGTCCCTTCAAAACTTCTAATTATCCGTCCTACTTCAACTGATAAAAGTCCTCTTCATTCTTCTAGTCTCTAGAAGTGCAAACTTATTTTACCGCTATCAACCCCCAAAAGGACCCATCacaccttcctttttttttttttttttttttataatggataTCTAACTTGTATATACCTCGTCTAATTTCaggccctgaagttaatgaccatgtaagcctccagtggctcATTATATGAGCAACTTCAGAGCTCGAACTTGAAACCATAAAGGGAATAAATCTTTTGGTCCCAAACTCTTATTACTAGCCACCATCTAAATGGTTCAATCACaccatttttaataaaatccttGACGCAATTATATTCACCAAATCCAACGGCCAATTCTATTTCTTGATCCATCGAACAACATAATAGACAAGAACATTTTAAGTCAGTCCTATGTTTTTACACGCCCAATTTAACACCACACTGTAAGATTACAAACATACCCTTAAAACACCGCTTCAGAAATCAGAATTCTGCTCCCATGTCTCCTCCTCAGTTTTTCACTTCTATTTTTGCTTCATTCATATGtaatattcatgaaaaaaacacacacacgaTTCTTCCTGATTATTCGAAGACcgttccttttttaaaaaaaatcaaataaaaccttTTGTAATCTTGCGATTGTATCGTggtaatctttgttttttattgggtaGTTTTTGACGGATTTTAGCTGTTGAGCCGCTATTGTGTGGATTTGAGCTCGATCAATTTGAAGCTGctacgtcttttttttttcttttttaatcggTGAGTTTTTTGGCAttaattatttggttttatttttattgtattaatgaTTATTAGCTTCTTTTGATATTGATTGGTGTTTAGTGAAATTTTGATGTGAAATAAAAGATTGGTTTTAATCATGTGTTATGTTAATGaaatgcgttttttttttttattagattgcAAATATTAGTTTAGGAAAtgggatttttgtttttttaatatttttgtgagTTATGAAAAAATCAGCGTTGATTGTGTAGCAaagtattgtttttgttattgcatTTGAATGGCAGCTCACCTGCcgatttttattttacagtATAAAGGTTTGAGCTTCAGGgcagtttttgaaagaaaaaagaagcaaacttTTTATTGTATATGAGCTGGTTGTCGTGTTAAGAAACTATTTTGAGAAAGAAGATGAGGGTTTTGAATTACATGCCAcgttactgattttttttaagaaattttttttggtggtAAACCTTTTTCGATGTGTTTTCAGCTAGAAAATATGCAGAATGAAAGTAGTTCCAAGGTTAACGGGTTTGTCGATGGTGGTGGTGATAAAAACAGCTTGGATCAAAGTGGTTCTATGGCAAATGGGTTGGTTTGTGAGTTGAAAGTTGATAGTGAAAACAACGTTAAAAAACTGGATGAGGTTGTTAGGAACTTGAATAATGTGCCATATATTTATGGACAAGATATTGTTAGACATAAAATGCACAATGTGGTTGGGGTAGTGAGTGAAGTTGCTGGTGAGTCAGATTCGGATGGAAGTAttatggatgatgatgatgatgatgatgatgacgacgacgacgacgacgacgacgagtGTGATGTTGATGAAGATGCTGGCAATGAGGGAGCTGATGGTGAtggtaatgataatgataataccAATGGCGATAGGGGTGAAGGGAGCGATAATTATAAGAGTGAAACTCTTCAGACTGATCAGGTTCGAGTAGTTTGGATGGGTGATGTTAAAGCAGTTCAACATGTCAATGATGTAACTGTCATTGATCGAGGATTCTTACACGGGAACTATGTTGCATCTGCTTCAGATCCAACAGGGCAAGTGGGTGTTGTGGTGGATGTTAATATCTCTGTTGATTTGTTAGCTCCTGATGGATCCGTTAGAAAAGATGTTTCATCCATAAATTTGGTGCGTGTTAGGGAATTTTCTGTTGGTGATTATGTGGTCTTTGGTCCCTGGTTAGGCAGAGTTGATGATGTTGCAGATGATGTGACTGTGTTATTTGATGATGGTTCTGTGTGCAAAGTAAAGGAGGCTGAGCCACTGCATCTAAAACCAATTTCCAAGAGTATCTTTGAGGAAGATGAACTTTTTCCTTACCATCCTGGCCAGCGTGTAAGGGCTACCTCATCATCAGTTTTTAAAAACTCTCAGTGGCTATCCGGCTTGTGGGAAGCTAATAGATTGGAAGGTACTGTTACTAAAGTTACATCTGGATCAGTTTTCATCTATTGGATAGCTTCTGCTGGCTATGGACCGGATTCTTCAACTACCCCTGATGAAGAGCAGGATCCAAAGAACTTAGAACTGCTGTCTTGTTTTGCACATGCAAGTTGGCAAGTAGGTGACTGGTGTCTTCTCCCATCATCTGTTGCTAAATCATCTTCTGTTACTTTAGACAAGGATTTATTGAAGTTGGGAATCCATGACCCAGCCAAATGTGAATTGGATTCTAGTCAACTGGGAAATGGATGTGATTCAGAAGGAGTTGCAAATGAGGAAGTAGATGATACGAATGGATCGATGGCAATTGATCCAGTGACAGCACCGGATGGAAGTGTAGGCATTATTGCAAGTAATGAATCTAGCTCTTGTGGTAGTTCAACATCAGTTTCAAAGGTGCCTGCCCATCGCAGAAAGATACGTAAAGTTTTAATCAGAAGAGAAaataagagtaaaaaaaaagaggaagatttTGAAAGAGCCCTTTTGATTGTCAACACCAGGACAAGAGTCGATATAGCATGGCAGGATGGAGCTATAGAACGTGGGCTGAATTCAACAACATTGATTCCAATTGATAGTCCTGGTGATCATGAATTCGTTGCTGAACAGTATGTTGTGGAGAAGGCCTCTGATGATGTTGATAACTCATTTGAATCTAGACGTGTTGGTGTTGTTAAAAGCCTTAATGCAAAAGAGCGAACAGCTTGTGTGAAGTGGTTAAAGCCAGTTACCAGGGCAGAAGATCCTCGTGAGTTTgacaaggatgaaattgtaagtGTGTATGAGCTGGAGACTCATCCAGATTATGATTATTCCTATGGGGATGTAGTCGTTCGATTATCCCCGGTTTCTGTGTCTGATCAAAACACCTCTGATTTGGAAACTATTGGGGAATCAAGGCAGCAAAGCGGCCAAAGTGAGATTATTAATACACAAAAGTGCTTAGGACATAAGAAAGGAGAGGATGCACTGAGTAATGATGTTTCTATGGACTCCTCAGATCTCTCTTGGGTTGGGAATATATCTGGTCTTAGGAATGGTGATCTCGAAGTCACATGGGCTGATGGGATGGTTTCAATGGTATGCTTATGcagtttttttctataaatttttctcagtttccattttaaattatcaaaagtGGTATGCAATCAACTCTTGTTTTTTGGTATCTTCATGACTCAATTTCTTTGATTCCTGCAACTCCTTCCCGTGTAACTTTTTGGTGCAAAGAGTAGGAAGGATCCTTTCTATTTTTGAATTCTGCTCTACAATAGAGGAAAGAGAAAATACTCAACTTCTATAGTTTcttattttgagattttggaTGTCATTTTAAGTTTcttttatcttcacaatttaaATTACAAAGCTATTAACATATTCATTATGATGATGTATAGGCCCAATAGTTTGGTTTGATGAATTTGTTGCTCGGTTTGTTATTAGGTTGGACCTCAAGCAATTTTTGTGGTTGGTCGAGATGACGATGATGATTCAGTTTCAGCTGGGAGTGAAGTAAGTGAAGCTGCAGCTAGTTGGGAAACAGTGGATGACGATGAGAGGGACACTCATGATTATAATCAAGAGGTGTGTATCCATTTGAAACTGTAGCATGCCATTGTTAAACGCAATGGTGACTACAATCATAATGGGTAATCAGGGTAACATATGAGTGGGTCATAGGATGGGACCTAGCTTTCATAATATATCCTTGGCTgggaaatatttataaaaagtagGTCTGTGAAGTTTGACTGTGTGAGCATTTATCAATTAATGATATGCTcacactttttgttttttagatttcaagGAGAGGCatggaaattgaaaagaaactaTGAAGCTTATGTAgattcttgatttcattatcttaGTAATGAACCCATAATTCACCACTTGAAATATAGGATTCTATGAATATAACGTCACGCTGATATGGAGTAAGCAGTACAGTATAGAATCTAGGCTGTAtacataaattttgttttaaccTTTAACCTTGCTTTTCTCGGAATCTCTTTGGCAGTATCAGTTACTTTATCTTAGACATAGGAGCATCGCATGATTGGGTTCACCCATAAACAAATGCTAAATAATTAATGTCATTGGATTAACCATTCTCACATGAATTGAACATTCCTTAAGGTATACTCTTATTAGATTGGAAAGATATTGATATTTCAGTAACTGATGATAGTATCTGTTGTTCAGGCAGTTGGGCTGCAAGATGCAACTGGCATGAACTCAGAGGAGGAAGAGAGTGTGGAGAATTATAGTTCTGGAAGGAATGCAGCACTTAATTTTCCACTCACTGCACTTGACTTTGTTGCAAGATTGGCCACTGGAATATTTTCACGAGGTCAGAAAAATCTCGACCCAGATTTTTCAGGCTACCAAGGTCAAAACAAACAGCATTCTCAGGGAACAAGCTGTATTTCTGAAGAAAAAGATTCCAGTGACGAGTCCAGTGCTGAAAAATCTAATGTCAATAATAGCTGTGGTATGCAAAGTACCAATGGAAAAGACAAACATGTGTCAATGGAGGACCCAGGATCATCAAATGCAGAAGAAACTTCATGCAATTTAAGCACTGAAAGGTCAAATGCCATTACATGTTCTGAGGCTCGGATTCACCACTACTTTAAACATTTTGACACAGCTGAAGATCCTCTGGaccatcattttcttgattcaaATAGACTGGTATGAAGTGCTATTATTGCAATTTACAATTGTTCATTCTTCTGAACATAGGAGACTTAAATAAATAGTCAGGCTTTCACGGGCATTGAAGTAAACTCTTTCTCTCAGTTGATTTTCAcattcttcaaattctcttagTAATAGACAACAGTGCAATGATTACCTCTTTTCTCAAGGTCTTTAAAGTGCTCATTTTTTTACTCTTATCACCTCATGGCAACAATCAAGAAATCTAAATGTCTTAAATGTGCTGtgatatttttgaatattttctcATGCATTGAAGTTGGCAGATCAAAAATGGAAGGAAGTGGCTTAAGAAGGTTCAACAAGACTGGAACATCCTCCAGAACAACCTGCCAGGTTCGAGTAGTTCAGTTTATGTAAAATTTTATGCTATGTTCTAGAATATCTAGCTAGCATCATTTGGTCttcccataatttttttttaacagatgAGATCTACGTACGGTTTTATGAGGATCGAATGGATCTCTTAAGAGCAACAATAATTGGGGCATATGGAACACCTTACCAAGATGGACTCTTCTTTTTTGACTTTCACCTCCCACCAGAGTATCCTGATGTCCCTCCTGTAAGATGTACTAATCTTAATAATTGGTCTTTGGTTTGAAGGCTATGCTCTGATTTTGTATTGTTTGATGCAATTGGCCTTGAGTTTGACCTTGAAAAAGTTGTTCATGATTCTATTTTCTGTGTTCTATGTGATGTTGCAGTCAGCATACTACCATTCTGGTGGTTGGCGAATAAATCCAAATTTGTACGAGGAGGGGAAGTTGTGCCTTAGCCTTTTAAATACCTGGACTGGCAGAGGAAATGAAGTCTGGCACTCGTCTTCTAGCATCCTTCAAGTCCTAGTTTCACTTCAAGGGTTGGTGCTAAATTCTAGACCATATTTTAATGAAGCTGGGTATGATAAGCAGATCGGGACAGCTGAAGGAGAGAAAAATTCGTTGTCATATAACGAGAATACTTTCTTGCTAAACTGCAAGACGATGATGTATCTTATGCGAAAACCCCCCAAGGTAATATATTAATTCACAAGAATTACACTCCTTCCCAActttattcatattttctttgtttttgtgtaaACGTTCAATTTCAGTTCATGGCAATCATTTTGGTTGACAAAGATGAAGGCAATGTTATTTGAACAAATATGCCAATTATTACAACTGAGTAAAGAACTATtttatttgatcctttttttttcataattttattggatTGGGACATTTTGCTAGACTagattatttatttgctttttacttGGTCAATAGTCCATATCTTTTCAGGCTTTGATCTGTACAAACAGGATTTTGTTCAGTTTTTTTGAGGGGAACAtgacttttatttattgtgCTGCAGTTGTGCATGCATTACTTGGTAAAATATGCTCACTAATCACAATAATGTCTTGTTATGTTAATACACATCAGGATTTTGAATGCTTGGTAAAGGATCATTTCAGGAGGCGTGGTTACTACATTCTTAAGGCCTGTGATGCGTATATGCAAGGCAATTTAATTGGATCTCTCTCTCGAGATGGCTCTATAAGCAGTAAGGAAAGTTCCAATCTAACTTCGGTTGGTTTCAAGTTGATGTTAGCGAAGATTTTGCCAAAGCTTTACTTGGCATTGAATGAAGTTGGCGCTGATTGTCTTGAATTTAAGCATCTGCTACGGTCATAAAATTATCTAACAAGTTGGTCTTTCAATATTTGGATCAAACCAGCAAGGTCatggtgttttcttttttgttttcccatTCATTCAATTGCCATTACTTTCAAATCCCAAGTACTTGTAAATGTAGAGTTTTCAGAAACATGAATTTGGGGTCAGAGACATTCAGtgtctttattaattttaggtcCTGGGGTATCTTCAGCAAATTAAGGCTCTTCATTTAGTCACATGATTATTCGATCATGGAACACAACAGATCAGGTCATGGAAGCTTTGCTTCTGACTTCTTGCTTTGACAATTCTCTGGTACTTCGGGATCCAGAAAACAGGATTTTGGATTGACTGTTTAATTTGCTATTTTATTGAAATGATGTATTATATGTAATTGAAGACAGAGCTtgcaataattttatctttcaatcctTAAGTTATATCGCAAACAGAAGCAATGTTGTGCGGATTTTACTCAAGCTTAGAGGTGTATCCTTTGAAGAAGGCTTTTCGCTAACTAAATATTTATCTACTGCTAATTAAAATGGTTCTGTGATGGTTCAATGGCTGGTGTTTTTTCTTCAGAAAGATGTTTGATCTCTAAGCTCAGTTAAGGTTGCAATTAAAGGAAGGAAAGGCTGCTGTATAGCATCGAGAGTAAAATTGGTGCATATTACAAACgccaatctctttttttttttttttttttttgatttgaggAAACTTCACCTCCCAGAAAACATATTTTGTAAGCCTAGTTGAGTAAATAAAACCCCTGTTATTTCAGATTTTTACAAGATATATATGTCCGGATTCGAACTCAAAATTTGTTGTGTAGATTTCAAGTTATTTGTCATTCTACTACGCCCTTAAGCTAAATGACAATCCACATGTGGCTTTGATGTGACCTGAACTGCCATTGTATAGGGTTTTCACCTGAAAAAACATCACAGTTCGCGCTTCCCAAGATCCCAGAACAACCGGCGATTAAACACAGCTGCTCTCCTCCAAGATTTGTCCTGATGACTTCGAACCAGTCTAGGAAATCCAGATTCTGATGACGATCCTTATGAGCTGCAAAACCAGCAGAAGACCACAAATCTCTAGGCACTGAGCAAGCTTTAAAAACAGCATCATTGTCCCCTGAATCGTGACAATAAAATGAACACAAGGAATCTAAGTTCGAAAGACGATCCATTATGACTGGCAAAGGTAAAACTCAATCGTCATCGCTTGAAATGGCAGTTTCCGTTGCCTTCCTTTTGCTCGAAGACATTAGAAATCAAACGAAGGGATCGAGATGTTCTTATTGCGTATCCATAATTGCCAAAGTCATGTTCTGCTCAGCTCAGAAAATAAAAGACGAGAGAATGGAGTGTGATCGACTCTATTATATCCTCCATCAAAGACTTTCTTAACATCCTTCCATCTGCAAATTTGTATAAATTCATGATTCATGCCCTTTATTTATTGAGAACAGTAAGAGAAAGACACAGCTACTTGAATTTTAAATCCAGAAAAATCAGCAAGGCAGTGCTCCAATTGTCAAACTTGGATTTAACTCTACAGTGCAGGCTGTGTTAAGATCATTACGCTTGTTTGACCACTCAAACAAATAGTTGAATCATTAAGAGAATAAGCAAGAACCAACAGTCTGGCACTGATATGAttattaactcttaaaaattattgtgcATCGGTGAACTTCATAACACAACACAATCATCATATACATTATTCCAACCACCgagaaattaagttttaatttatatttttagtttaacttatttgaatttttagttaaattttttttaattagattttatttattgagttttatttaaatattgttatatattttatttattgggtGCATCGGTGAACTTCATAACACAACACAATCATCATATACATTATTCCAACCATCgagaaattgagttttaatttatatttttagtttaacttatttgaatttttagttaaagtttttttaattagattttatttattgagttttatttaagtattgttatatattttatttattgggctataaacttaattatttattttagttggagttttagtatttatattctatttttctaaatattagataattttaatgaattaaataaaatttacaaagttttagcctttttatttttttttttataatctcatTCAACATTAACCAATACAAAAGGTGCTAAATAGAGAGGGGGAAAAAAGGCaaggcaaaaaaaaacacaaatcaagAATCATACACCATCACCATTATTGACATTGCCTCTCCTAGCCAGAAACCTAGTAGGAGAAGTGACTGCAATAGTTATAGATACCTGTATTGAAACAAAGCCTTGGTACACACCACAACCAGAGTCAAAGCCCTACTAGTTGACCCAACAAGCTCAGTcgtttgattctttttctttttcttctcttcctcaaTCATCACCATCAATCTATTATTGGTgttggaaatttattttaattagataaattatAGGTGAATGAGACtcaaaaaaatccttaatttttatatatttgattcttgatttatgATGGTTAATAATGgtgaaagttaatttttattaattctttaaccttttaacttttaaaattcattataaaaagaGTGTGAAGAAAGGGTTtctagtttgtatttttttttatttttccacacTTTTTCTCAgtgttttcatctttttttatgctttgattttccactcaaatttataatttatattcaccTTGTTTAGAAATGCATCTAAACCAAAGTGTTATTGTTAGaactttgtttatatatataacttccAATTTTAGTTGGATCCGCAAAGCTGTGTTTGGGATTAAGCTTCATTCCATTAAACCAGTtctgataccatattaaaataattaaga contains:
- the LOC118040442 gene encoding probable ubiquitin-conjugating enzyme E2 23 isoform X3, with the protein product MCFQLENMQNESSSKVNGFVDGGGDKNSLDQSGSMANGLVCELKVDSENNVKKLDEVVRNLNNVPYIYGQDIVRHKMHNVVGVVSEVAGESDSDGSIMDDDDDDDDDDDDDDDDECDVDEDAGNEGADGDGNDNDNTNGDRGEGSDNYKSETLQTDQVRVVWMGDVKAVQHVNDVTVIDRGFLHGNYVASASDPTGQVGVVVDVNISVDLLAPDGSVRKDVSSINLVRVREFSVGDYVVFGPWLGRVDDVADDVTVLFDDGSVCKVKEAEPLHLKPISKSIFEEDELFPYHPGQRVRATSSSVFKNSQWLSGLWEANRLEGTVTKVTSGSVFIYWIASAGYGPDSSTTPDEEQDPKNLELLSCFAHASWQVGDWCLLPSSVAKSSSVTLDKDLLKLGIHDPAKCELDSSQLGNGCDSEGVANEEVDDTNGSMAIDPVTAPDGSVGIIASNESSSCGSSTSVSKVPAHRRKIRKVLIRRENKSKKKEEDFERALLIVNTRTRVDIAWQDGAIERGLNSTTLIPIDSPGDHEFVAEQYVVEKASDDVDNSFESRRVGVVKSLNAKERTACVKWLKPVTRAEDPREFDKDEIVSVYELETHPDYDYSYGDVVVRLSPVSVSDQNTSDLETIGESRQQSGQSEIINTQKCLGHKKGEDALSNDVSMDSSDLSWVGNISGLRNGDLEVTWADGMVSMVGPQAIFVVGRDDDDDSVSAGSEVSEAAASWETVDDDERDTHDYNQEAVGLQDATGMNSEEEESVENYSSGRNAALNFPLTALDFVARLATGIFSRGQKNLDPDFSGYQGQNKQHSQGTSCISEEKDSSDESSAEKSNVNNSCGMQSTNGKDKHVSMEDPGSSNAEETSCNLSTERSNAITCSEARIHHYFKHFDTAEDPLDHHFLDSNRLIKNGRKWLKKVQQDWNILQNNLPDEIYVRFYEDRMDLLRATIIGAYGTPYQDGLFFFDFHLPPEYPDVPPVRFSILPFWWLANKSKFVRGGEVVP
- the LOC118040442 gene encoding probable ubiquitin-conjugating enzyme E2 23 isoform X1, which encodes MCFQLENMQNESSSKVNGFVDGGGDKNSLDQSGSMANGLVCELKVDSENNVKKLDEVVRNLNNVPYIYGQDIVRHKMHNVVGVVSEVAGESDSDGSIMDDDDDDDDDDDDDDDDECDVDEDAGNEGADGDGNDNDNTNGDRGEGSDNYKSETLQTDQVRVVWMGDVKAVQHVNDVTVIDRGFLHGNYVASASDPTGQVGVVVDVNISVDLLAPDGSVRKDVSSINLVRVREFSVGDYVVFGPWLGRVDDVADDVTVLFDDGSVCKVKEAEPLHLKPISKSIFEEDELFPYHPGQRVRATSSSVFKNSQWLSGLWEANRLEGTVTKVTSGSVFIYWIASAGYGPDSSTTPDEEQDPKNLELLSCFAHASWQVGDWCLLPSSVAKSSSVTLDKDLLKLGIHDPAKCELDSSQLGNGCDSEGVANEEVDDTNGSMAIDPVTAPDGSVGIIASNESSSCGSSTSVSKVPAHRRKIRKVLIRRENKSKKKEEDFERALLIVNTRTRVDIAWQDGAIERGLNSTTLIPIDSPGDHEFVAEQYVVEKASDDVDNSFESRRVGVVKSLNAKERTACVKWLKPVTRAEDPREFDKDEIVSVYELETHPDYDYSYGDVVVRLSPVSVSDQNTSDLETIGESRQQSGQSEIINTQKCLGHKKGEDALSNDVSMDSSDLSWVGNISGLRNGDLEVTWADGMVSMVGPQAIFVVGRDDDDDSVSAGSEVSEAAASWETVDDDERDTHDYNQEAVGLQDATGMNSEEEESVENYSSGRNAALNFPLTALDFVARLATGIFSRGQKNLDPDFSGYQGQNKQHSQGTSCISEEKDSSDESSAEKSNVNNSCGMQSTNGKDKHVSMEDPGSSNAEETSCNLSTERSNAITCSEARIHHYFKHFDTAEDPLDHHFLDSNRLIKNGRKWLKKVQQDWNILQNNLPDEIYVRFYEDRMDLLRATIIGAYGTPYQDGLFFFDFHLPPEYPDVPPSAYYHSGGWRINPNLYEEGKLCLSLLNTWTGRGNEVWHSSSSILQVLVSLQGLVLNSRPYFNEAGYDKQIGTAEGEKNSLSYNENTFLLNCKTMMYLMRKPPKDFECLVKDHFRRRGYYILKACDAYMQGNLIGSLSRDGSISSKESSNLTSVGFKLMLAKILPKLYLALNEVGADCLEFKHLLRS
- the LOC118040442 gene encoding probable ubiquitin-conjugating enzyme E2 23 isoform X2, encoding MQNESSSKVNGFVDGGGDKNSLDQSGSMANGLVCELKVDSENNVKKLDEVVRNLNNVPYIYGQDIVRHKMHNVVGVVSEVAGESDSDGSIMDDDDDDDDDDDDDDDDECDVDEDAGNEGADGDGNDNDNTNGDRGEGSDNYKSETLQTDQVRVVWMGDVKAVQHVNDVTVIDRGFLHGNYVASASDPTGQVGVVVDVNISVDLLAPDGSVRKDVSSINLVRVREFSVGDYVVFGPWLGRVDDVADDVTVLFDDGSVCKVKEAEPLHLKPISKSIFEEDELFPYHPGQRVRATSSSVFKNSQWLSGLWEANRLEGTVTKVTSGSVFIYWIASAGYGPDSSTTPDEEQDPKNLELLSCFAHASWQVGDWCLLPSSVAKSSSVTLDKDLLKLGIHDPAKCELDSSQLGNGCDSEGVANEEVDDTNGSMAIDPVTAPDGSVGIIASNESSSCGSSTSVSKVPAHRRKIRKVLIRRENKSKKKEEDFERALLIVNTRTRVDIAWQDGAIERGLNSTTLIPIDSPGDHEFVAEQYVVEKASDDVDNSFESRRVGVVKSLNAKERTACVKWLKPVTRAEDPREFDKDEIVSVYELETHPDYDYSYGDVVVRLSPVSVSDQNTSDLETIGESRQQSGQSEIINTQKCLGHKKGEDALSNDVSMDSSDLSWVGNISGLRNGDLEVTWADGMVSMVGPQAIFVVGRDDDDDSVSAGSEVSEAAASWETVDDDERDTHDYNQEAVGLQDATGMNSEEEESVENYSSGRNAALNFPLTALDFVARLATGIFSRGQKNLDPDFSGYQGQNKQHSQGTSCISEEKDSSDESSAEKSNVNNSCGMQSTNGKDKHVSMEDPGSSNAEETSCNLSTERSNAITCSEARIHHYFKHFDTAEDPLDHHFLDSNRLIKNGRKWLKKVQQDWNILQNNLPDEIYVRFYEDRMDLLRATIIGAYGTPYQDGLFFFDFHLPPEYPDVPPSAYYHSGGWRINPNLYEEGKLCLSLLNTWTGRGNEVWHSSSSILQVLVSLQGLVLNSRPYFNEAGYDKQIGTAEGEKNSLSYNENTFLLNCKTMMYLMRKPPKDFECLVKDHFRRRGYYILKACDAYMQGNLIGSLSRDGSISSKESSNLTSVGFKLMLAKILPKLYLALNEVGADCLEFKHLLRS